A genome region from bacterium SCSIO 12844 includes the following:
- a CDS encoding tetraacyldisaccharide 4'-kinase, which produces MESFFLKLWYRKKVSFLSLLLLPIACFFWLISKLRHYYYTHMIKPKDVRVPVIVVGNITLGGVGKTPLVAAIYKNLVKKGYKPAIISRGYGRKSKKDRLVTDSATSRLVGDEPLMLYQMLQCPIAVAAKRTDALDLIYQCHPEVNIVISDDGLQHYKLKRDVEIVVIDAKRQLGNGLIFPAGPLREGKSRLEQIDFVIYNGKPCKQLVDNYFIMMLKPSYLINIKTAEKRLASEVIADTIYAVAGIGNPQRFFNTLEDIGYKVIQKPYPDHYQYKKEDLMFSSKLPVIMTAKDAVKCKEIADDNNWYLAVETIINEDFFRLLSDRI; this is translated from the coding sequence ATGGAGTCTTTTTTTCTCAAGCTTTGGTATCGAAAAAAAGTTAGTTTCTTAAGTTTATTATTATTGCCAATTGCTTGTTTTTTTTGGCTTATTAGCAAATTGCGCCATTATTATTATACACACATGATTAAACCTAAAGATGTGCGAGTGCCTGTTATCGTTGTAGGTAATATTACGTTAGGTGGTGTGGGAAAAACGCCTTTAGTGGCAGCGATTTATAAAAATTTAGTCAAAAAAGGTTATAAACCAGCAATCATATCACGTGGTTATGGTAGAAAATCTAAAAAAGATAGGCTTGTTACAGATAGTGCTACAAGTAGACTTGTTGGTGATGAGCCATTAATGTTATATCAAATGTTGCAATGCCCAATTGCAGTGGCAGCAAAACGTACAGATGCTTTAGATTTAATTTATCAGTGTCATCCTGAGGTTAATATAGTAATTAGTGATGATGGGCTACAGCATTATAAATTAAAGCGTGATGTTGAAATTGTAGTTATCGATGCTAAACGTCAACTAGGCAATGGTTTAATTTTTCCAGCAGGTCCTTTACGAGAAGGTAAATCAAGATTAGAGCAAATTGATTTTGTGATTTATAATGGCAAACCTTGCAAACAATTAGTAGATAATTATTTCATTATGATGCTTAAACCAAGCTATCTTATAAATATCAAAACGGCTGAAAAGCGTTTAGCTTCTGAGGTAATTGCAGATACCATTTATGCAGTAGCTGGTATTGGTAATCCACAACGATTTTTTAATACATTAGAAGATATAGGATATAAAGTAATACAAAAGCCGTACCCTGATCATTACCAATATAAAAAAGAAGATTTAATGTTTTCTTCTAAATTGCCGGTTATTATGACAGCAAAGGATGCGGTTAAATGTAAAGAAATTGCAGATGATAATAATTGGTATTTGGCCGTAGAAACAATAATAAATGAAGACTTTTTCAGATTATTGTCAGATAGAATATAA
- the msbA gene encoding lipid A export permease/ATP-binding protein MsbA, producing the protein MSDKTSKLEKKAKHIKKKHKKNEPIKPSGWALYRRLLWDVRGMMGLLVISVIGSIMYSAADSYSIYLLKPILDQWPKGGVDTTDSIFQYLPLIIIGLLAVRGSGAFLSSYYMGRLSAMIVMNYRVKVFNKFLTLPASYYDKRTTGQLLSKMLYNVDQITSATSSALITIFQDGAFAIGLLVVLFVTSWKLSLFIFIAAPFLAIFITWVSKQFRRLSKNTQKAMGSVTHVAEETIKSYREIRIFGGQQYQSRHFYKHAYYTFTQQLKVRLIDSISSPLIQMVGAVILALVIYLALDVDTSHQWLSAGSFAAFISAMLALLKPVKNLTNVNSTIQKALAAVEDLYELMDTEDETDKGTKTVSKVKGQVVFDNVSFSYETEEKKQVLNRISFSVEEGKTVALVGPSGGGKSTLVSLIPRFYNPSSGKILVDGVDINDLTLENLRSHISFVSQHVCLFDDTLFHNIAYGKNMNATEDEVIHAAKAAQAYEFIQRLPAKLGTVVGENGMNLSGGQRQRVAIARAILKDAPILILDEATSALDNESERLVQKALDELKSGRTTFVIAHRLSTIETADEIIVINEGKIIEQGTHQNLLAKNGLYAQLHAQAEHSGDLIN; encoded by the coding sequence ATGTCAGATAAAACATCTAAATTGGAAAAAAAAGCTAAACATATAAAGAAAAAACATAAAAAAAACGAGCCAATAAAACCAAGTGGCTGGGCATTGTATCGACGACTCTTATGGGATGTCAGAGGTATGATGGGATTATTGGTGATTTCTGTCATCGGTAGTATTATGTATTCTGCAGCTGACTCTTATAGTATTTATTTATTAAAACCGATTTTAGATCAATGGCCAAAAGGTGGTGTCGATACAACTGATTCGATATTTCAGTATTTACCTCTAATTATTATTGGTCTTTTGGCAGTTAGAGGCTCAGGCGCTTTTCTTTCGAGCTATTATATGGGGCGTTTAAGTGCAATGATTGTGATGAATTATCGTGTGAAAGTTTTTAATAAGTTTTTGACACTGCCAGCATCCTATTATGATAAAAGAACAACTGGGCAATTATTATCAAAAATGTTGTATAATGTTGATCAAATTACATCAGCGACAAGTAGTGCCTTAATTACTATTTTCCAGGATGGTGCGTTTGCAATTGGCTTATTGGTTGTTTTGTTTGTAACTAGCTGGAAATTGTCTTTGTTTATCTTTATTGCAGCACCATTTTTAGCCATTTTTATTACTTGGGTATCTAAGCAATTTCGAAGACTTAGTAAAAATACGCAAAAAGCGATGGGTTCTGTGACTCATGTTGCTGAAGAAACAATTAAAAGTTATCGAGAGATTCGTATATTTGGTGGTCAGCAATATCAGTCACGCCATTTTTATAAGCATGCCTATTATACATTTACACAACAACTTAAAGTACGCTTAATTGATTCTATATCATCACCATTAATTCAAATGGTTGGTGCTGTTATTTTAGCGTTAGTTATCTATTTGGCGCTGGATGTAGATACGTCACATCAATGGCTATCAGCTGGTTCTTTTGCTGCTTTTATCTCTGCTATGCTAGCATTATTGAAACCAGTCAAAAATTTAACCAATGTGAATTCAACCATTCAAAAAGCATTAGCTGCAGTTGAGGATTTATATGAGTTAATGGATACTGAAGATGAGACTGATAAAGGAACTAAAACAGTTTCTAAAGTTAAAGGTCAAGTTGTATTTGATAATGTTTCTTTCAGTTATGAAACAGAAGAGAAAAAACAAGTATTAAACCGTATTAGTTTTTCAGTAGAGGAAGGTAAGACGGTTGCACTGGTTGGTCCTTCAGGTGGTGGTAAGTCAACATTAGTAAGCTTAATTCCAAGGTTTTATAATCCTTCTTCAGGTAAGATTTTAGTTGATGGTGTTGATATTAATGACTTAACACTTGAAAATTTACGTTCGCATATTTCATTTGTTTCTCAACATGTTTGCTTATTTGATGATACTTTATTTCATAATATTGCTTATGGTAAAAATATGAACGCAACTGAAGATGAAGTTATTCATGCTGCAAAAGCAGCACAAGCCTATGAGTTTATCCAACGTTTGCCGGCTAAATTAGGTACAGTTGTTGGTGAAAATGGCATGAATTTATCGGGTGGTCAACGCCAACGCGTAGCAATTGCTAGAGCTATTTTAAAAGATGCACCGATATTAATTTTAGATGAAGCAACTTCAGCATTAGATAATGAATCAGAGCGTTTGGTACAAAAAGCGCTGGATGAGTTAAAATCAGGTAGAACAACATTTGTGATTGCTCACCGTTTATCAACGATTGAAACTGCAGATGAAATTATAGTGATTAATGAGGGAAAAATTATTGAACAAGGAACGCATCAAAATCTATTAGCTAAAAATGGATTATATGCTCAACTACATGCTCAAGCTGAACATAGTGGTGACCTTATTAATTAA
- a CDS encoding multifunctional CCA addition/repair protein: MKIYLVGGAVRDKYLQLEITDKDWVVVGATPNIMRKEGFISVGKSFPVFLHPQTKEEYALARTEKKSGRGYHGFTFKANQDISIEEDLKRRDLTINAMAEDENGKLIDPYNGINDINHKVLRHVSDAFSEDPLRVLRVARFYALFKHLGFSIADETITLMTAITSSDELRYLSAERIWQETLKALNSPTPSAYFEILRQVGALKQLFPEIDQLFGIPQPKIHHPEIDCGIHTVMVLDQAAKLNLSEEARFASLVHDLGKGTTPESLWPKHIGHEKRGIELVMQLCYRLRIPKRFEQLGMLVAKYHTHCHKAFELRPKSIVDLFYHLSALKHPNRFEDFLMACFADSRGRTGFENYPYPQMDFLRGAKNAIMKVSTQPLIERGFKGKALGDALIKEQINQVRLFKDQFKQ, from the coding sequence ATGAAAATATACTTAGTTGGTGGTGCAGTAAGGGATAAATATCTGCAATTAGAAATTACAGATAAAGACTGGGTGGTTGTTGGTGCAACACCCAATATTATGCGAAAAGAAGGCTTTATCTCTGTTGGTAAAAGCTTTCCCGTATTTTTACACCCGCAAACAAAAGAAGAATATGCACTTGCTCGAACAGAAAAAAAATCTGGCCGAGGCTATCATGGGTTTACTTTTAAAGCAAATCAAGATATCTCAATAGAAGAAGACTTAAAGCGCCGCGACTTAACCATTAATGCCATGGCAGAAGATGAAAATGGTAAGCTCATTGATCCATACAATGGTATTAATGATATTAATCATAAAGTACTTCGTCATGTCAGTGATGCATTTAGCGAAGACCCATTAAGAGTTTTACGTGTTGCACGTTTTTATGCTTTATTTAAACATTTAGGTTTTTCAATTGCTGATGAAACAATTACCTTAATGACAGCCATTACTTCATCTGATGAGTTACGCTATCTATCAGCTGAACGGATATGGCAAGAAACACTGAAAGCGCTTAATAGCCCAACACCATCTGCTTATTTTGAAATATTAAGACAAGTTGGTGCTTTAAAACAATTATTTCCTGAAATTGATCAATTATTTGGTATCCCACAGCCTAAAATACACCACCCTGAAATTGATTGCGGTATTCATACAGTGATGGTGCTTGATCAAGCTGCTAAACTTAATTTATCTGAAGAAGCACGATTTGCATCATTGGTTCATGATCTAGGAAAAGGTACAACACCAGAGTCACTTTGGCCAAAACATATTGGCCATGAAAAACGTGGTATTGAATTGGTTATGCAGCTATGCTATCGCCTACGCATTCCAAAACGCTTTGAACAATTAGGTATGCTTGTTGCTAAATATCATACCCATTGCCATAAAGCATTTGAATTAAGACCTAAGAGTATTGTTGATTTATTTTATCATTTATCTGCGCTTAAACATCCAAATCGCTTTGAAGATTTTTTAATGGCTTGTTTTGCCGACAGCCGTGGGCGCACAGGGTTTGAAAATTATCCTTACCCACAAATGGATTTCTTAAGAGGAGCTAAAAATGCCATTATGAAGGTTTCAACCCAACCTCTCATTGAAAGAGGTTTTAAAGGTAAGGCACTAGGTGACGCCTTAATTAAAGAGCAAATTAACCAAGTTAGACTATTTAAAGATCAATTTAAGCAATAA
- the rfaD gene encoding ADP-glyceromanno-heptose 6-epimerase, which yields MIIVTGGAGFIGSNIVKGLNARGVTDILVVDDLKDGHKFRNLADCDFNDYLDKDDFLNDLLDGMYDDIEIEAIFHQGACSATTEWDGRYMMQNNFEYSKVLLHFALSRSIPFLYASSAATYGNSESFKEERANELPVNVYGFSKFQFDQYVRYNVLGETTSLVVGFRYFNVYGPRESHKGSMASVAFHHYNQIKDTDKVKLFGAYDGYNAGEQSRDFVYVGDVVDVNLWFYDQAKKAKMLEDIQVLSGVYNLGTGRSQPFNDIANSVIKYFGHGEIEYIDFPEHLKGHYQSFTQADISKLRAVGYKAPFKRVEEGVKLYLDWLTK from the coding sequence ATGATTATAGTAACCGGTGGTGCAGGCTTCATTGGTAGTAATATTGTAAAAGGATTAAATGCTAGAGGCGTTACTGATATTTTAGTGGTTGATGACTTAAAAGATGGGCATAAATTTCGTAATTTAGCAGACTGTGATTTCAATGATTATTTAGATAAAGATGATTTCTTAAATGATTTATTAGATGGTATGTATGATGATATTGAAATTGAAGCAATTTTTCATCAAGGCGCTTGTTCTGCTACTACTGAGTGGGATGGCCGTTATATGATGCAAAATAACTTTGAATATTCAAAAGTCTTACTTCATTTTGCATTGAGTCGTAGCATTCCTTTTCTATATGCTTCAAGTGCGGCAACTTATGGTAATAGCGAATCATTTAAAGAAGAGCGTGCAAATGAACTACCTGTTAATGTGTATGGTTTTTCAAAATTTCAATTTGATCAATACGTTCGTTATAATGTGCTTGGTGAAACAACAAGTTTAGTTGTTGGCTTCCGTTATTTTAATGTTTATGGTCCTAGAGAATCACATAAAGGATCAATGGCTTCTGTGGCTTTTCATCATTATAATCAAATTAAAGATACCGATAAAGTCAAATTATTCGGTGCTTATGATGGTTATAACGCAGGTGAGCAATCGCGTGACTTTGTTTATGTTGGCGATGTTGTCGATGTCAACCTATGGTTTTATGATCAGGCTAAAAAAGCTAAAATGCTTGAAGATATTCAAGTATTATCTGGCGTATATAACCTTGGAACAGGCAGAAGTCAGCCATTTAACGATATTGCAAATTCGGTTATTAAATATTTTGGTCACGGTGAAATTGAATATATTGATTTTCCTGAGCATTTAAAAGGCCATTACCAATCATTTACTCAAGCAGATATTTCAAAATTAAGAGCTGTTGGCTATAAAGCACCTTTTAAGCGTGTTGAAGAAGGTGTCAAACTTTATCTAGATTGGTTAACTAAATAA
- the waaA gene encoding lipid IV(A) 3-deoxy-D-manno-octulosonic acid transferase: MLYYFIRLIYNLLFIIALPFVFLKNLWRSRLSPGYRKRNLERLGFCSLQLDKPIWIHSVSMGETLAIAPLVKKLLHKYPNKQFLITTMSVTGSEQVTKIYHDFPQVNHCYLPYDISFCLNIFLKRTKPQCLIIMETELWPNLLYLCDKHNIYVMLTNARLSEKSATGYQKISKLTKKMLNQLSIVAVQNKTDGARFLKLGLEDKKLQITGSLKYDIQISQEMESQGLALKHTFNNRPVWIAASTHPGEDEVIIQAHKNILNKIPNALLIHVPRHPERFDTVYDLLNKAFKTAKRSKNEPVLEQNQAYLGDTMGEMMCLLKVSDIAFIGGSLIKRGGHNTLEPAALALPVLSGPHTFNFAEITQTLLDANALIIVKDIQSLTNHLLDLFQNQSQRNTLGENAYHVVKSNQGALQHQFDLACQLIDA; the protein is encoded by the coding sequence ATGCTTTATTACTTTATACGATTGATTTATAATCTTTTATTTATCATTGCACTGCCATTTGTTTTTTTAAAAAATCTATGGCGAAGTCGCTTAAGCCCAGGATACCGTAAACGTAATTTAGAACGTTTAGGGTTCTGCTCATTACAACTTGATAAGCCAATTTGGATTCATTCCGTTTCAATGGGCGAAACACTTGCCATTGCGCCATTGGTAAAAAAACTCCTCCATAAATACCCTAATAAACAGTTTTTAATCACAACAATGTCAGTAACAGGCAGCGAGCAAGTTACTAAAATCTATCATGACTTTCCACAAGTTAACCATTGCTATTTACCTTATGATATCAGCTTTTGTTTAAATATTTTCTTAAAACGTACTAAACCTCAATGCCTTATTATCATGGAAACAGAATTATGGCCAAACTTACTTTATCTATGTGATAAACACAATATCTATGTTATGTTAACCAATGCTCGCCTATCTGAAAAATCAGCTACTGGTTATCAAAAAATTTCAAAGTTAACTAAAAAAATGCTAAATCAATTAAGCATTGTTGCCGTCCAAAACAAAACCGATGGTGCAAGATTTTTAAAGCTTGGGCTTGAGGATAAAAAATTACAGATTACTGGCAGCTTAAAATATGACATACAAATTTCACAGGAAATGGAGTCGCAGGGTTTAGCATTAAAGCATACTTTTAATAATAGACCTGTTTGGATTGCTGCTTCAACTCACCCTGGGGAAGATGAAGTTATCATTCAAGCACATAAAAATATTTTAAATAAAATTCCTAATGCTTTGTTAATTCATGTACCTCGACACCCTGAACGCTTTGATACTGTCTATGACTTATTAAATAAGGCGTTTAAGACAGCTAAACGCAGTAAAAATGAGCCCGTTTTAGAACAAAATCAAGCTTATCTTGGTGATACGATGGGAGAAATGATGTGCTTATTAAAAGTAAGTGATATTGCTTTTATTGGTGGTAGCTTAATTAAGCGAGGGGGTCATAACACACTTGAACCTGCTGCTTTAGCACTACCTGTATTAAGTGGCCCTCATACCTTCAATTTCGCTGAGATCACACAAACACTGCTTGATGCAAATGCATTAATTATTGTTAAAGATATCCAGTCTTTAACCAATCACTTATTAGATCTTTTTCAAAATCAATCACAACGTAATACACTTGGCGAAAATGCTTATCACGTTGTCAAGTCTAACCAAGGCGCACTTCAACATCAATTTGATTTAGCTTGCCAATTAATCGATGCTTAA
- a CDS encoding polyprenyl synthetase family protein has translation MEDFIKPYIKRINQFLSECLNHQEIHATYLKEALLYSALNGGKRIRAILVYFSGEIFNANIQALDYAASAIELIHAYSLVHDDLPAMDDDALRRGKPTCHLQFDEATAILAGDLMQSLTFSILTNPVIKNYDISSEQILFAIRSLSLAANDMVSGQVLDLQSENKKIDFKTLKHIHTLKTARLITAALELGLIFSREFNNESYKHSLKTIGLSLGLAFQIQDDILDITSTTEILGKPQGSDFSHNKATYPNLLGLEQSQTLLRETFKEAYLATSLLPKSQILADLIQWIENRSF, from the coding sequence ATGGAAGACTTTATAAAACCTTATATTAAACGCATAAATCAATTTTTAAGTGAATGTCTTAACCATCAAGAAATTCATGCCACTTATTTAAAAGAAGCACTTTTATATTCAGCATTAAATGGAGGCAAACGCATTCGTGCTATCTTAGTTTATTTTTCAGGTGAAATTTTTAATGCTAATATTCAGGCATTAGATTATGCTGCAAGTGCAATAGAATTAATTCATGCCTACTCTCTAGTACACGATGACTTGCCAGCTATGGATGATGATGCATTAAGACGTGGCAAACCAACTTGCCATCTTCAGTTTGATGAAGCCACTGCAATACTTGCTGGTGATCTCATGCAATCACTAACCTTTAGTATTTTAACTAACCCAGTTATCAAAAACTATGATATCTCATCAGAACAAATACTCTTTGCCATCCGTTCATTAAGCTTAGCTGCAAATGATATGGTCTCAGGCCAAGTATTAGATTTACAATCTGAAAATAAAAAAATAGACTTTAAAACACTAAAACATATTCATACACTTAAAACAGCTAGGTTAATTACAGCAGCGTTAGAGCTTGGATTAATATTCTCTAGGGAATTTAACAATGAATCTTACAAACACTCACTTAAAACTATTGGCTTATCACTAGGACTAGCGTTTCAAATTCAAGATGATATTTTAGATATTACATCAACAACTGAAATATTAGGAAAACCACAAGGCAGTGACTTTTCTCATAATAAAGCAACCTACCCAAATTTACTTGGCCTTGAACAAAGCCAAACCCTACTAAGAGAAACATTTAAAGAAGCTTATCTTGCTACAAGCCTCTTGCCTAAAAGCCAGATATTAGCTGACCTGATTCAATGGATTGAAAATAGATCTTTTTAA
- a CDS encoding EAL domain-containing protein translates to MNTSQLEIQKKMQGVLFKNSVHTSFYNLALAIAFIYLLPNVHLLTVSTSIWFLLMILAVLSRFLSGYYSKQLNYKYAYYIQLVSIFMTGILWAWVYWFFYDANNQFQQMLILLLLIGISAASIVSMAPSKMCYLAFSLPVILSVLITNLLITSPNSIAVITLALIYYLFLVTLHRQNHQLLLSNYNLEIKRGRLISILNKKNQTDHLTGLLNRKSFKFIAEKELLKAKHSKQYLSIILCDIDYFKQINDKYGHHMGDEVLKYISIIFKEKFKQYPIARIGGDEFAILVTGLYTSNEIELVARNILNSIASEISIKHYQIRIGLSLGIASYPSSGSSIEKLERSADISLYKAKELGRNQYVIFSDELYQDYIKNEIIYDAILQPFEQSFTFHYQPIYQIANETQLIKGVELLIRSKIDFDKPIHANDILSVADRRGLVIQFGFYTFKMALNEIRSLIKRYKNYFFSINISTKLIEDTSNRKKMLSLIEYYGINPQKIILEITETSLFSCHQTTLYALNELKNYGFRIAIDDFGKGHSSLSRLSNLPADILKLDMEFIKKITDDFNVYIIVKWIIQLTHNLNMQIIAEGIETIEQYNMLQSLECNLMQGYLLAKPLTKNQLITHSTTSSDTTPN, encoded by the coding sequence ATGAATACATCACAGCTTGAAATTCAAAAGAAAATGCAGGGAGTCTTATTTAAAAACTCTGTCCATACTAGCTTTTATAATCTAGCGTTAGCAATTGCTTTTATTTATTTGCTGCCTAATGTTCATCTTTTGACTGTATCAACATCTATTTGGTTTTTATTGATGATTTTAGCTGTATTAAGTCGCTTTTTATCTGGCTATTATTCAAAACAGCTAAACTACAAATATGCTTATTATATTCAATTAGTTAGTATATTTATGACTGGTATTTTATGGGCTTGGGTCTATTGGTTTTTTTATGATGCTAATAATCAATTTCAACAAATGTTGATACTCTTATTATTAATAGGTATCTCAGCTGCAAGCATTGTATCGATGGCGCCTTCTAAAATGTGCTATCTAGCTTTTAGCTTGCCAGTGATACTTTCCGTATTAATAACAAACCTTTTAATTACTAGTCCTAATAGTATCGCAGTGATTACTTTAGCACTAATTTACTACTTATTTTTAGTTACACTTCATAGGCAAAACCACCAATTATTACTTAGTAATTATAATCTTGAAATTAAACGTGGAAGACTTATTTCAATTTTAAATAAGAAAAACCAAACAGACCATTTAACTGGCTTATTAAATAGAAAATCATTTAAGTTTATAGCTGAAAAAGAGTTACTTAAAGCTAAACATTCCAAACAGTATTTATCAATTATTCTTTGTGATATTGACTACTTTAAACAAATTAACGATAAATATGGCCATCATATGGGAGATGAAGTTCTCAAGTATATCTCAATAATTTTTAAAGAAAAATTTAAACAATATCCTATTGCACGAATCGGTGGTGATGAATTTGCTATTTTAGTTACAGGTTTATATACAAGTAATGAAATAGAATTAGTAGCAAGAAATATTTTAAATTCAATTGCATCTGAAATATCAATCAAACACTATCAAATTAGAATAGGTCTAAGTCTTGGTATCGCATCCTACCCTAGCTCTGGAAGTTCTATTGAAAAATTAGAACGCAGTGCCGACATCTCGCTTTATAAAGCAAAAGAATTAGGCAGAAATCAATATGTTATCTTTTCCGATGAACTATACCAAGATTATATAAAAAATGAAATAATTTATGATGCTATACTACAACCCTTTGAGCAAAGCTTCACATTCCACTATCAACCTATTTATCAAATAGCTAATGAAACTCAATTAATTAAAGGGGTGGAATTATTAATTAGATCAAAAATAGATTTTGATAAACCAATCCATGCAAATGATATTCTTTCAGTGGCAGATAGACGAGGCTTAGTCATTCAGTTTGGGTTTTATACATTTAAGATGGCTTTAAATGAAATTAGAAGTTTAATCAAACGATACAAAAATTATTTCTTTTCTATTAATATATCAACTAAGTTGATAGAAGATACATCAAACCGTAAAAAAATGCTTAGTTTAATAGAGTATTATGGCATTAACCCCCAGAAAATTATATTAGAGATTACTGAAACATCTCTCTTTTCATGCCATCAAACCACATTATATGCTTTAAATGAATTAAAAAATTATGGCTTTAGAATTGCTATTGATGATTTTGGTAAAGGCCACTCTTCACTGAGTCGTTTAAGTAATTTACCTGCAGATATACTCAAACTAGATATGGAGTTTATCAAAAAAATAACAGATGATTTTAATGTCTATATAATTGTTAAATGGATTATACAACTCACTCACAATTTAAATATGCAAATCATAGCTGAGGGTATAGAAACAATAGAACAATATAATATGCTACAGTCATTAGAATGTAATTTAATGCAAGGTTATTTACTAGCAAAACCACTTACAAAAAATCAACTGATCACTCATAGCACAACATCTAGTGATACCACACCCAACTAA
- the trkA gene encoding Trk system potassium transporter TrkA, which produces MKIIILGAGQVGTSLAKNLQYDHDISLVDVDMDKLQHLQNKFDIKTICGSGAHPHILDDAGAMDADMLIAVTNNDEVNIVACQVAYSLYKTPMKIARLRNKNFGRYPQLFDNDHIPIDLIINPADLVTRRMVRLVEHPGSFQVLDFANSQIHMVEAAINIGSSLNGISIREFRQDLPLNVDARVVAIFRSGSMIEFDADTILRAFDTVFFVCEASKTQKILVLFQPQQNKIKRIFVAGGGNIGMYFAKQLEEHYSCKLIERDAKRCYKAAEYLNETIVLAGDAADAELLQNENIEDTDLFCAVTNDDEANIMSAMLAKRLGAKSTIALVNHMSYAELIDDGHSIDRALSPQRITIGVILTHLRKGDMVSVYSMLGGSCEAIEIVAHGSKETSGVIGKNIGQLDLPASVRCGALYRDNEVIVAHDDVEIQSGDHLIVFVANTRDIPTIEKRFQVAPVFV; this is translated from the coding sequence ATGAAAATAATTATTCTAGGTGCAGGTCAAGTTGGTACATCATTAGCAAAAAACCTTCAATATGATCATGATATTAGCCTTGTTGATGTTGATATGGATAAACTACAGCATTTACAAAATAAGTTTGATATCAAAACAATTTGTGGCTCTGGTGCACACCCTCATATACTTGATGATGCAGGCGCTATGGATGCAGATATGCTGATTGCGGTAACGAATAATGATGAAGTGAATATTGTTGCCTGTCAGGTAGCTTATAGTCTGTATAAAACACCAATGAAAATTGCAAGATTAAGAAATAAAAATTTTGGGCGTTACCCGCAATTATTTGATAATGATCATATTCCAATTGATTTAATTATCAATCCAGCAGACTTAGTTACACGGCGTATGGTACGTTTAGTAGAGCATCCAGGTTCCTTTCAAGTATTAGATTTTGCTAATAGCCAAATCCATATGGTTGAAGCTGCCATTAATATTGGGTCGAGTCTAAATGGCATTAGTATTCGTGAATTTCGTCAAGATTTACCATTAAATGTTGATGCGAGAGTCGTTGCAATTTTTCGCAGTGGCTCGATGATTGAGTTTGATGCTGATACGATATTAAGGGCTTTTGATACCGTTTTTTTTGTTTGTGAAGCTTCAAAAACACAGAAAATATTAGTACTATTTCAACCCCAGCAAAATAAAATTAAACGTATATTTGTCGCAGGTGGTGGTAATATTGGTATGTATTTTGCAAAACAGTTAGAAGAGCATTATAGTTGTAAACTAATTGAGCGTGATGCAAAACGATGTTACAAAGCGGCTGAATATTTAAATGAAACTATTGTTTTAGCTGGCGATGCAGCAGATGCAGAATTACTACAGAATGAAAATATTGAAGATACCGATCTTTTTTGCGCAGTGACTAATGATGATGAGGCAAATATTATGTCAGCAATGCTTGCCAAACGTTTAGGTGCTAAAAGTACTATTGCTTTAGTCAATCATATGAGTTATGCCGAATTAATTGATGATGGTCATTCAATTGATAGAGCGTTATCTCCTCAACGTATTACCATTGGTGTGATTCTAACGCATTTACGTAAAGGAGATATGGTCAGTGTTTACTCTATGCTTGGTGGAAGTTGTGAAGCAATTGAAATTGTTGCTCATGGAAGCAAAGAAACATCAGGTGTTATTGGTAAAAATATTGGTCAATTAGACTTACCTGCCTCTGTTCGTTGTGGTGCTTTATATCGTGATAATGAAGTGATTGTGGCTCACGATGATGTGGAAATTCAATCAGGCGATCACTTGATTGTCTTTGTTGCCAATACTCGAGATATTCCAACGATAGAAAAACGTTTTCAAGTAGCACCAGTATTTGTATAG